CGTCGTCGCTGACGACGAAGCGCTCGGGCCGCGGGCTCTCGTCGTCGCCGCAACCGCTCGCGACGACGAGCCCGACGGCGAACGCGCCGATCGCGCGAGGCTTCACGGGTTCTCCGTGATGCTGAACGCGTAGTCGAGCGGCGGTCCGCTGGTGGTGACGATGACGTAGTAGGTCTTGCCCGGTTCGACGGGATCGGTGCCCTCGCGGATCGTGAGGTTGCAGCTCCCTGCGTTGTCGCAGCAGCGCAACCCCCCGGTGATGTCGCAGAGACCGATCGTCGTGTCCGTCTGCCATCGGATCGCTCCGCCGAACGGAGGCGTGAGGGTCGTGACGTTCACGGCGACGCTCGTGAAAGCCTGCGCAGGGACGTACTTGTAGTAGTGGGCCGAGGTGGTGCCTGGCGGCAAGGAGCCGGCAACGTTCTGTCCGCTGGTGATCGTCTGGGCCTTCGCGGGCGAGTCGGGGCTCGTCGAGCCGGCGTCCGCGCCGGAGTCGCTTCCGGCGTCCGCTCCCGCCTCAACCACAGGTCCGGCGTCAACCCCAGGTCCGGCGTCGACGATCGTGCCACTCTCGGCACTCGGGCCTGCGTCCTGAGAAACGCCCTCCGTCGAAGCCGACTCGTCGCCGCATGCGGCGAGTGCAGCAGTCCATGAGCCACACACCAGGAGTGCGTACACGAGATGACGAGTGTTCATTGGCCGCTCCTTCTCCAGTGCCCACGCGCTGCTTGATAGACAAGGCGGCGCGGGGCGACTCGGGCCGCTACCGGCCGTGTGCTAGATCGCTCGCGTGACGCTATGCGCGGAGCGCTGGGCTCGATATCCCCCGATCGGAGGGGGCCGGGCGCCGCCAAGCGGCCGACTCGGTCCCGAGAGCGCCGGTGCACCAGCGTCGTCTCGACCCGCCCCGCCTTCGGCGTCCACACCACTCGCCACACCAGTCCGGCCCGGCGCCACACCACCTGCCCGACCATCCTGGCGTAACGCTCCGTTACGTCCAGAAACGCGAAAGGCCGCCATCGGCGGCCTCGCTATTGAGCGGGAGAAGGGATTTGCTCTTCCCTGTACGAGTCCGCGAAGCCGGCCGAGTCTTCGAGGCCGAGCGAAGTGGACGAGTACACGGGAAGACAGAATCCCTGAAAATGGCGAAGGGCCAGGACCGAAGGTCCTGGCCCAAGCAGAGAGCGGGAGAAGGGATTCGAACCCTCGACGTCCACCTTGGCAAGGTGGCACTCTACCACTGAGTTACTCCCGCAACCGTGTGGTGCAGGCTTCATAGGCGAAGCGGATTGGCTCGTCAACACGCTCGTGATGGGTCACTTGCAGCGGCCGTGCGTGCCGGCTGTGTGGATGGTGGCGAGCTCCTGCGTCGTGAGGGCGCGGTCGTAGAGGGCGACCTCGTCGATGGAGCCGTTGAAGCGGTTTTGGCCGTTGGAGTCGGCGCCGATGCGGAGGGGGAGGGAGTTGTCGGGGAGGGTCACCGTCGTTGGGAGCGACGTGACCTCGGCGCCGTTCACGTAGAGGCGCGCGGTCGCGCCGTCGTAGGTGCCGGCGACGTGGACCCATGCGTTTGTCGGTAGGTTCGCGGGGCTCGAGGTGACCGTCTCGCCGAGGATGATGCGGAGCTTGTTCGCGTGCGTGTCGAGCAAGTAGCCGTTCGACGTGCCTGCGCCGATCTTGTCGATGATGCGGCCGCCGAGCTGCGTCGCTCGGATCCACGCCTCCATCGTGATCCGCGCCGGACGTAGGGGCGGCGCGTGCGGGACCTGGACGAAGCTCGTGCCTCCGAGCATGAACGCCTCGCCGACGTGTCCCGCATCGTACGTCACCGGCGTCGCGCCGCTCTGCGTGCCCGACGCGCCCGCGTGCGTGCTCACCCGATCCTGCATCGTCCCGTCGCCCGTCCACCACGCGATCATGCCGGGCGCCGCTGCAAGACACGGCGGGCCTGCGTCGGCGTCGGCGTCGGCGTCGGGCTCGGAGACGTCGACGTCGGGCGTGACGGACGCGTCGGCATCGGGATCGGCATCGGCATCGGAATCGATGGAGGCGTCTGTGCTCGCGTCGGGCGTAGGCGCGGTCGGAGGTCCCGCCTCCTCTGGAAGCTGGCCCGTCCCCGTCATGTCGAGGCCGCATGCGAGGAAGAGGCGCGCTGCGAGCGCCGCGAGCGCGAGGCGCCTCATCGCAGCAGCATCGCGACGGTCGTGCTCGGCTTCGACGCGTCGCCGCCCGCTGGGACGAAGGCGCCGACGGCGGCGACGCTCGGCGCTCCGTCCGTGAGGGCGAGGCGGAGCGTCGCGCGGTCGCCGGCGAAGAAGGGCTTGCGGTAGCGGAGCTCGATGGCGCGCGCGAGGAGGAGGTGCTCGGTCGGCTTCGTGCCCGGCGCGAGGCGCACGCGCGCTCGCTCGACGGCACGCGCCACCGCCGCCTCCTCGAAGAGGCGCGGGTACACGAGCGAGTTCACGTGCTGGTTCGAGTCCGTGTGCATCATCCCGAAGAGGTGCTCGTGCGCGGGCTCGAGCGCGTGGCTCGCGACGAGGGCGACGGCCTCGGCGTGCGGGTGCTCGTCTTCGGGGATGGCGGGTAGGCCGGCGAAATCGAGACGGGTCACCTTGCGTTCGGCCGGCGGGCCGAAGGGGCGCGTCATGACGTGCTCGGCGTAGAGGCGGCCGACGCGGCGGCGCGGGGCGTCGGGCGGGGGAGCGGGCGCGAGCGTGTGCGCGTTCGGGGCGTAGGCGTCGAGCCACATGTCGAGGAAGATGCGCTCGCCGTTCGTCTCGCGCGCGAGGCGCCACGTGCCTTCGACGTCGACCGGGACCTGCGCGCCGAAGGGGCCCTCGTCGCCGTCCTGCATCACGACGCGGCTGAGGATGGGGAGGACGCCGCTGTCGCGGAACGCCTGGAGGCGCTCGTGCTCCGCGAGGCTGCGCCACACCGCGCCGAGGCCCGGCATGAGGGAAGGGAGGAGGACGCGGCCGTCCTGCGCGACGTCCTCGTAGCGGAGGTCGAGCTTCGCGCGGCCGGTGGACTCGTAGCCGCGCGCGGGAGGAATCGGTGGAATGGAGGATATCGTCAAAGGTAGAATCCGACCGCGGCGTGGCTGACGATCGAGCCTTCCTCCGGATCGATCGTCTGCTCGTAGTGCTTCACCTTCCCCTTCGCGCTCGGGTCGATGACGCGGAGGAGCGAGTACATCGGGCCGAGGCCGCAGACGCGGCGCGTGTCGAGATCGGCGGCGACGTGCTCCCAGAAGGCCTCCGCGTCGACGCGCTCGGCGCGGTCGAGGGAGTCGCGATCGGTGCCGTCGAGGAGGGTGCGCTCCTCGGCGTCGAGCGGTCGCGGGTCGCCGAAGCGCGGGCCGACGTGCGCGAGGTCCGCGCCCGCGATGACGACCGCGCCCTTGTCGTCGACGACCTTGCGGACGGCGTCGAGGAAGCGCGCGACGGGCTTCGACCGGGAAGGGGACTGGCCGCTGCCCTGCTGCTCGCCGAGGCCCGCGAGGATGGGAACGATGCGCGGAGGTCTGCGCTTCGGGTCGCGCGCGAGGACGTGGCGGAGGAAGACGGCCTGGAACTCGAGCGAGTGCTCGCGCTTGTGGTTGAACTGGTCGGCGTACGGATCGAAGTCGCTCGCGGCGGCGATGGAGTCGATCGCGTCGAGGTCGGCGTCGACCCGGCCGAGCGGGGTCGCGAAGGCCTTGCGGCAGAGCGCGAACGGCTCGCGCATCGGGGCGTGCGACGTGCCGAGGAGGATGAACGTGTCGGCGTCGGCGGGGAGCGCCTCGGCGAACGCGGCGTAGGCGGCGCCGTAGCAGGCTGCGCCGCGCCACGGATCGATGTGCGGCGCGACGAGGGCGACGAGGCGGCCCTTCTCCTTCTTCGACGCGGGAGCGGCGGAGAGGCATTTCTGGTCGATGTAATCTGCAAGTTTATTTGGGTCGTCGTGGTAGGCGCCGCCGGCGTGGGAGGCGGGGCGCACGGCGGCGTCCGCGAACTCGCGCTCGATGCGGGCGCGCTCGCGCTTGTAGGGGGCGCCTTCGACGAAGAGGGCCTCCTCGAGCTCGCTCGCGAGCTGGACGACGAGGGAGACGGGCACCGTCTCGCCGGCCTCCTTCGAGAGGTCGCGCGCGATTTGCTCGCACGTCGCGTGGCCGGTGAAGCGGGCGACGATCGGGACCACGTCGATGGGGAGCACGACGTGGTTGTGCGCGACGCCTTGCGTGTCGCGCAGCATCAGCGCCCGGCCGAGGCGCCGGTCCTGGATCATGACGGTCTCGATCGGACGAAGTCGAGGACGCGAAGAAGCCGAAGCCACGAGGTCTCGCTAGTGTAGGGGAGCTGGATGCCGCGAGGAAAGGGACAGCCTGACAGCTCAGCCGCGTATCGCGCCGAGTTGCGTGCGCTCTACAAGGAAGTGGACGGCCTGCTCGAGGGCTGGACATGCGACACGAGCACGGATTGCTGCCGCTTCGGCGTGACGGGGCGGGAGCCGTACCCGACCGCGATCGAGCTCGCGGAGCTCGATCACGCGGTGCGGGCGCGCGGGGGCTTGCCGAAGCGGCGCACGTTGCCGCTCGCGGAGGAGCGTCGCTGCCCGCTCCTCGACGACGCGGGGCGATGCCTCGTCTATGCCGCGCGGCCGTTCGGCTGCCGCACCTTCTTCTGCGATCGCGCGGAGGGGCCGGCCGGCGAGCGGGCCGTGCCGCGTGACGCGATCCAGCGCATCAGCCGTGCGATCGCGGCGCTCTCGACGCGCTTCGCCCCCGCCGATCCCGGTCCGCGCCCGCTCTCGCGAGCCGTGGCGCGCGGAAAGTGAGGAGCGCGCGGCCGCGGGGGCGAGCGCGTGGCTCGCTGGGGCGGCGCGTTGGACGTGTGGGCGGGGGCTTGTGGGGCGGTGCGTCGGACGTGTGGGCGGGGGCGGGGCCGATTTCGCGGCGAATTCTGGAAGCGGGGGCGGGGAGGGATGATAATTCGCGGGTGATCAGGCGGGGCGCGAGGCGGTTCGTGCGTCTGGTCACGGCCGGTTTGGTGTCGCCGCCTGTTGCGGGGGCGGCGTATCTCGTGGGGATCGCGGCGTGGGCGGGGACGCGGACGGGGAGCGTCGACAGCGACATCGGGGACCTTCGACGCGCGGACGCGGTCGCGGTGTTCATGCAGCGTCGATTTCCGGCGGAGCTCACGCGCATGAAGGTCGGGGTCATCGCGATGGCGCTCGCGCTCGGGCTCGTCCTCGGGCTCGCTGCCGAGGTGCTGCTGCGCGCTCGCCATCCGCGTCGCCGGCTCCTCCGTCGCTCCGCCGCCGGCGCGCTCGTCGAGGGCGTGCTCCTCGTCGCGGCGCTCCATGCCTTTCTCGTGCTCTGGGCGATGGCCGACACGCCTCAGCTCTACGCCGCGGAGTGGTACGCGCAGGGCGGGTGGCGCCGCGTCGTGCAGCTCTTCGCGACCGACTGGCTCCGCCCGCGCGGCGTGGTGCTCGCGTTCGTGCTCGGCTGCATCGCCTACGTGCGCCCGACACGCATCGCGTACCTCGCGCGTCGCGCGTCGCTCCTCGCGCGCCGCCCTCTCCGCGGTGTGCTCCTCCGCATCGCCGTCGCGCCCGCGGTCGCCCTCGCGATCGCGAACGACGCGCCCGCCGCCGAGGCGAAAGAGAGAGAGGGAAGGTGGGCGAGCGACGCGCCCGCCGCTGAGGCGGTCGCGACCAAGGTGAGTGAATCGTTGGCGGTGGTGGTGCGGGCGCGCTTGGGGGGGGCCGCG
The sequence above is a segment of the Labilithrix sp. genome. Coding sequences within it:
- a CDS encoding LamG domain-containing protein, which gives rise to MRRLALAALAARLFLACGLDMTGTGQLPEEAGPPTAPTPDASTDASIDSDADADPDADASVTPDVDVSEPDADADADAGPPCLAAAPGMIAWWTGDGTMQDRVSTHAGASGTQSGATPVTYDAGHVGEAFMLGGTSFVQVPHAPPLRPARITMEAWIRATQLGGRIIDKIGAGTSNGYLLDTHANKLRIILGETVTSSPANLPTNAWVHVAGTYDGATARLYVNGAEVTSLPTTVTLPDNSLPLRIGADSNGQNRFNGSIDEVALYDRALTTQELATIHTAGTHGRCK
- the amrB gene encoding AmmeMemoRadiSam system protein B — translated: MIQDRRLGRALMLRDTQGVAHNHVVLPIDVVPIVARFTGHATCEQIARDLSKEAGETVPVSLVVQLASELEEALFVEGAPYKRERARIEREFADAAVRPASHAGGAYHDDPNKLADYIDQKCLSAAPASKKEKGRLVALVAPHIDPWRGAACYGAAYAAFAEALPADADTFILLGTSHAPMREPFALCRKAFATPLGRVDADLDAIDSIAAASDFDPYADQFNHKREHSLEFQAVFLRHVLARDPKRRPPRIVPILAGLGEQQGSGQSPSRSKPVARFLDAVRKVVDDKGAVVIAGADLAHVGPRFGDPRPLDAEERTLLDGTDRDSLDRAERVDAEAFWEHVAADLDTRRVCGLGPMYSLLRVIDPSAKGKVKHYEQTIDPEEGSIVSHAAVGFYL
- a CDS encoding YkgJ family cysteine cluster protein; translated protein: MRALYKEVDGLLEGWTCDTSTDCCRFGVTGREPYPTAIELAELDHAVRARGGLPKRRTLPLAEERRCPLLDDAGRCLVYAARPFGCRTFFCDRAEGPAGERAVPRDAIQRISRAIAALSTRFAPADPGPRPLSRAVARGK